One Pelecanus crispus isolate bPelCri1 chromosome 14, bPelCri1.pri, whole genome shotgun sequence genomic window carries:
- the LOC104033253 gene encoding peroxidasin homolog — MLIKSSALRGFLCFLLLPSFSCSCPSRCLCFRTTVRCMHLMLETIPDIPPQTNILDLRFNHIKEIQPGAFRKLKNLNTLLLNNNQIKQIVRRSFEDLENLKYLYLYKNEIQSIQQHAFNGLRSLEQLYLHFNQLESLETETFSDLPKLERLFLHNNKISRIHPGTFSQLESLKRLRLDSNALLCDCDLMWLAELLKKYAEQGSIQTAATCEAPRELHGRSIVTLTAQEFNCERPRITSEPHDVDVLLGNTVYFTCRAEGNPKPAIIWLHNNNEIDMKDDNRLNLLQDGTLMIQNTKESDKGIYQCMAKNIAGEVKTQEVVLRYFGTPSKPTFVIQPQNTEVLIGESVTLECGVSGHPHPRISWTLGTGSPLPQDSRFAITGSGGLFIQNVTFSDQGQYNCNASNTEGSIQATARIIVQDSPRFLLIPTDQTVTEGQSVDFPCSAEGHPPPVIAWTRAGGPLPNDRRHSILSTGTLRVMRVALHDQGQYECHAISAIGVRTLPVQLSVTPRVIPVFLHPPQDVVAETGQDVAITCAAQGDPRPTITWVKEGIQITESGKFHISQDGTLSIQDLGVADQGRYECIARNPFGFTSSAMQLTITATDVGRSGDTFVATSIREAISSVDHAINSTRTELFSKRPKTPNDLLALFRYPRDPYTLETARAGEIFERTLQLIQEHVQQGLIVDMNVTGYRYNDLVSPHYLNMIANLSGCSAHRRTPNCSDICFHKKYRTHDGSCNNLQHPMWGASLTAFQRLLKPAYQNGFNLPRGFSLAEDARDLPLPLPRLVSTAMVGTETITPDDQFTHMLMQWGQFLDHDMDQTVAAISMSRFSDGAPCSKVCSNDPPCFSVMVPANDPRVRNGRCMFFVRSSPVCGSGMTSLLMNSVYAREQINHLTSYIDASNVYGSTEQESRELRDLSSQNGLLKQGQVVPSSGKHLLPFAVGPPTECMRDENESPVPCFLAGDHRANEQLGLTAMHTLWFREHNRIATELSALNPHWDGDLLYHEARKIVGAQMQHITYAQWLPKVLGEAGMKMLGEYKGYNPNINAGILNAFATAAFRFGHTLINPILYRLNETFQPIRQGHIPLHKAFFSPFRITQEGGIDPLLRGLFGVPGKMRVPSELLNMELTEKLFSMAHSVSLDLAAINIQRGRDHGIPPYNDFRVFCNLSSAQEFEDLRNEIKNLEIREKLRSLYGTTKNIDLFPALMVEDLVPGTRVGPTLMCLLTTQFRRLRDGDRFWYENPGVFTPAQLTQIRQTSLARVICDNSDHIQQLQRDVFRVASYPQGMVGCEEIPAVDLRLWQDCCEDCQTRGQFRALSQRFRSKRSPGFSYPEENPAKHKPAFPRNEAPSPSPFSRENLESLVAELEKTVASLRKQVNSLESQLRWHHRNTSTRGQGKKTGDKWRKR, encoded by the exons CTACCTGCATTTCAACCAGCTGGAAAGCCTGGAGACGGAGACTTTTAGTGACCTGCCGAAACTTGAAAGGCT ATTCTTGCACAACAACAAGATTTCCAGGATTCATCCAGGGACATTCTCTCAACTGGAATCCCTCAAACGGCT GCGGCTGGACTCCAACGCCTTGCTTTGCGACTGCGACTTGATGTGGCTGGCTGAGCTGCTGAAGAAATACGCCGAGCAGGGCAGCATCCAGACAGCCGCCACCTGCGAGGCTCCTCGGGAGCTGCACGGCCGCTCCATCGTCACCTTGACCGCCCAGGAGTTTAACTGCG AGAGGCCTCGCATAACCTCGGAACCCCACGATGTCGACGTCCTCTTGGGAAACACAGTTTATTTCACCTGCAGGGCAGAAGGCAACCCAAAGCCTGCGATTATTTGGCTGCACAACAA TAATGAGATTGACATGAAAGATGACAACCGCCTGAACCTGTTGCAAGACGGTACCTTGATGATCCAGAACACCAAGGAGTCAGACAAAGGCATCTACCAGTGCATGGCCAAGAACATAGCTGGGGAGGTCAAGACACAAGAAGTCGTTCTGCGCTATTTTGGCACCCCAT CCAAGCCCACTTTTGTGATCCAGCCGCAGAACACTGAAGTGCTGATTGGGGAAAGCGTCACCTTGGAGTGTGGGGTCTCTGGGCACCCCCACCCTCGCATCAGCTGGACCCTTGGCACAGGCTCTCCTTTACCACAGGATTCCCGTTTCGCTATCACCGGCTCTGGAGGACTCTTCATTCAGAACGTCACCTTCTCGGACCAGGGACAGTACAACTGCAATGCCAGCAACACCGAGGGATCCATCCAGGCGACAGCAAGGATCATAGTGCAAG ATTCTCCCAGATTTCTCCTCATCCCCACTGATCAGACAGTAACTGAGGGACAAAGCGTGGATTTTCCCTGCTCTGCCGAGGGTCACCCTCCACCCGTGATTGCCTGGACGAGGGCAG GTGGGCCGCTGCCGAATGACCGGAGGCACAGCATCCTCTCCACAGGCACCCTGCGGGTGATGAGGGTTGCTTTGCACGACCAAGGCCAGTATGAATGCCATGCCATCAGTGCCATCGGGGTGAGGACCCTCCCGGTACAGCTGTCGGTCACCCCACGAG TGATACCTGTGTTCCTTCATCCTCCCCAAGACGTGGTGGCAGAGACAGGCCAGGACGTTGCCATTACCTGCGCCGCCCAAGGAGATCCACGGCCCACCATAACCTGGGTCAAA GAGGGTATCCAGATCACAGAGAGTGGCAAGTTCCACATAAGCCAAGACGGGACCCTTTCCATTCAAGACCTCGGCGTGGCTGACCAGGGCAGATACGAGTGCATAGCAAGAAACCCCTTTGGCTTCACCTCCAGCGCTATGCAGCTCACCATCACTG CCACGGACGTTGGTCGGAGCGGCGACACGTTTGTAGCCACGTCGATACGGGAAGCCATCAGCAGTGTGGACCATGCCATCAATTCAACACGCACTGAGCTGTTTAGCAA ACGCCCCAAGACGCCCAATGACTTGCTGGCTCTCTTCCGTTACCCCCGGGACCCCTACACCCTTGAAACAGCCAGGGCAGGTGAGATCTTTGAAAGGACCTTGCAGCTGATTCAGGAACACGTGCAACAAGGTCTAATCGTGGATATGAATGTCACAG GCTATCGGTACAATGACTTGGTATCCCCTCACTACCTGAACATGATTGCCAACCTGTcgggctgctctgcccaccGCCGCACGCCAAACTGCTCCGATATCTGCTTCCACAAGAAGTACAGGACCCACGATGGGTCTTGCAACAATCTCCAGCACCCAATGTGGGGTGCATCTCTCACAGCCTTCCAGAGGCTCCTCAAACCTGCCTACCAGAATGGATTTAACCTCCCCCGGGGGTTCTCCTTGGCAGAAGATGCAAGGGACCTGCCCCTTCCTCTACCGCGCCTTGTCTCCACCGCCATGGTCGGGACGGAGACCATCACCCCCGATGACCAGTTCACGCACATGCTCATGCAGTGGGGGCAGTTTCTGGACCACGACATGGACCAGACGGTGGCAGCCATTAGCATGTCCCGCTTCTCAGATGGAGCACCCTGCAGCAAGGTGTGCAGCAATGACCCGCCTTGCTTCTCCGTCATGGTCCCTGCCAATGACCCCCGTGTGAGGAACGGGCGCTGCATGTTCTTCGTCCGCTCGAGTCCTGTGTGCGGCAGCGGGATGACCTCCCTGCTGATGAACTCCGTCTATGCCAGGGAGCAGATCAACCACTTGACATCTTACATCGATGCCTCCAATGTTtacggcagcacagagcaggaatCGCGGGAGCTGCGGGATCTGAGCAGCCAAAATGGGCTGCTGAAGCAAGGGCAAGTTGTGCCCAGCTCGGGGAAGCATCTCCTTCCCTTTGCTGTAGGGCCACCCACTGAGTGCATGAGAGATGAGAATGAGAGCCCCGTGCCGTGCTTCCTGGCAGGAGACCACCGTGCCAATGAGCAGCTGGGTCTCACGGCCATGCACACGCTTTGGTTCAGGGAGCACAACCGCATTGCCACGGAGCTGTCGGCCCTCAATCCCCACTGGGATGGAGACCTCCTGTATCACGAGGCACGGAAGATTGTGGGTGCCCAGATGCAGCATATCACCTATGCCCAGTGGCTCCCCAAGGTCCTTGGGGAAGCTGGGATGAAGATGCTGGGTGAGTACAAAGGCTACAACCCCAACATCAATGCGGGGATTCTCAACGCCTTTGCCACTGCTGCCTTCCGCTTCGGGCACACCTTGATCAACCCCATCCTCTACCGGCTGAACGAAACCTTCCAGCCCATCCGCCAAGGCCACATCCCCCTGCACAAGGCCTTCTTCTCCCCTTTCAGGATCACACAGGAAGGTGGGATCGACCCCCTCCTCCGTGGGCTGTTTGGGGTTCCTGGGAAAATGCGGGTCCCCTCCGAACTCCTCAACATGGAGCTGACGGAGAAACTCTTCTCCATGGcacactctgtctcactggacTTGGCCGCTATCAACATCCAGAGAGGGCGAGACCATGGCATCCCACCTTACAATGACTTCAGGGTCTTCTGCAACCTCTCATCTGCACAGGAGTTTGAGGACCTCAGAAACGAAATAAAGAACTTGGAGATCAGGGAAAAGCTCAGGAG TTTATATGGAACTACCAAAAATATTGACCTGTTTCCAGCACTGATGGTGGAGGATCTTGTCCCTGGTACCAGGGTTGGACCAACGCTGATGTGCCTGTTAACGACGCAGTTCCGAAGGCTGAGGGATGGAGATAG ATTTTGGTATGAGAATCCTGGAGTCTTCACGCCGGCGCAGCTGACTCAGATCAGACAGACGTCCCTTGCTCGTGTCATCTGTGACAACAGTGACCACATCCAGCAGCTTCAGAGAGATGTCTTCCGGGTGGCATCATACCCGCAGGGCATGGTCGGCTGTGAAGAGATTCCAGCGGTGGACCTCCGCTTGTGGCAGGACTGTTGTGAGG acTGCCAGACACGCGGGCAATTCAGGGCTCTTTCTCAACGGTTCCGAAGCAAGAGGTCTCCTGGCTTCAGCTACCCAGAAGAAAACCCAGCCAAGCATAAGCCTGCCTTCCCCAG GAATGAGGCACCTTCTCCAAGCCCATTCTCCAGAGAGAATCTCGAGTCCCTTGTGGCTGAACTGGAGAAGACAGTTGCTTCCCTACGGAAACAG GTAAATTCACTAGAGAGCCAGCTGAGGTGGCACCACAGGAACACCAGCACACGTGGACAGGGAAAGAAGACTGGAGACaaatggaggaaaagatga